AATGTTTTCTAACTATTCTGTTCTTTTTTGAAAAACCACAATACGAACAATCACTTGAACAATAATTTGAAATATAAATAGGCAAATACAATTGTATTACTTTTCCAAAATGTCTTAATTTATGTTTTTTAGAAATTTCTGCCATTTCTTCAATATAAGAAAAAGCCTTAGGACTCAATAAATTTAAAAAGTCATATTGATTTAAGTGTTCTTTTTTTAAAGAAAGTTCAATGTCTTTGGTACTAACCTTGCTTAAATATTTTTCATAATCAAAATTTTCATAAGCCAATAATATATCAGAGAAATTATCATAGGCTTGAACATTAAGCATTTAAAAATCCTGTTAAAGGAGAACTTGCTTGGGCATGTTCATTTTCTTGGGCCATTTTACTTAAATATGCCATTCGCCCTGCTTTTACAGCCATATCAAAAGCTTCTGCCATCATTTCAGGATTACCTGCATTTGAAATAGCAGAATTAACCAAGACAGCATCTGCTCCTATTTCCATAGCTTGTGCAGCTTGAGAAGGTTTTCCAATACCCGCATCAACAATAATAGGCAAGTCAATATTCTCAATTAAAATTTTAATCATATCAATAGTTTGCATTCCTAAATTTGAGCCAATTGGCGATCCTAAAGGCATGATAGCAGCAGCCCCAGCCTCTTTAAGTTTTCGTGCAGCTATTAAATCAGGCATCATATAAGGTAAAACAATAAAACCTTCCGCTGCAAGTATTTTAGTAGCTTTTATTGTTTCTTCATTATCAGGAAAAAGATATTTATTGTCATTAATTACTTCAATTTTAATAAAATCCCCACACCCTGCTTCCCTTGCAAGTCGCGCTAAAAGCACGGCTTCATCTGCATTTCTTGCCCCTGAAGTATTGGGTAAAATAACAATATCTTTTGAAATATAATTCAAAATATTTTCTTCTTGTGCTTGTGTATCTACTCTTCTTAATGCTACTGTTATCATCTGCGAAGAAGAAGATTTTAAAATCTTAGGTATCACATTTTTATCAGGGAACTTTCCAGTTCCCGTGAATAATCTGTTTGTAAATTCTATTCCACCTAATATTAGTGTATCTTGCATTGTTCTTCCTATTTAATATTATTTGTAAAGTTGACTACCAGAAGATATAAAGTTATTTGACTGTTCTTTCATACCAACTTCAATCGCTTTATTCATATTTTTTTCACCAATTTTTTTTGCATAATCTTTTACATCTTGTGAAATTTTCATTGAACAAAACTTAGGTCCACACATAGAACAAAAATGAGCAACTTTTGCAGATTCAACCGGCAAAGTTTCATCATGATATTCACGTGCTCGTGTAGGATCAAAACCAATATTAAATTGATCATACCATCTAAATTCAAATCTTGCTTTACTCATAGCATTGTCTCTAATTTGAGCTCCTGCAAAACCTTTTGCTAAATCTGCTGCATGTGCTGCAATTTTATACGTAATTATACCTTCTTTTACATCTTCTTTATTAGGTAAGCCTAAATGTTCTTTAGGAGTTACATAACAAAGCATTGCTGTACCATACCAACCAATTTGAGCAGCACCAATTGCTGAAGTAATATGATCATAACCAGGAGCAATATCTGTAGTTAGGGGGCCAAGTGTATAAAAAGGAGCTTCAAAACACTCGTCCAATTCTTTTTCCATATTTTCTTTGATTTTATTCATAGGAACATGACCTGGCCCTTCAATCATCACTTGAACATCGTGCTCCCAAGCAATTTTTGTAAGCTCACCCAGCGTTTCTAGTTCTGCAAATTGTGCTTCATCATTTGCATCGTATAATGAACCAGGACGTAAACCATCTCCAAGAGAGAAAGAAACATCATAAGCTTTCATAATTTCACAAATTTCTATAAAATGTGTGTATAAAAAACTCTCTTCATGGTGATGTAAACACCACTTAGCCATAATTGCCCCACCTCTTGAAACAATTCCTGTTAATCTATTAGCAGTCATAGGAACATAAGCTAATCTTACTCCTGCATGAATAGTAAAATAATCCACACCCTGCTCAGCTTGTTCAATTAATGTATCTCTATAAACTTCCCATGTTAAATCTTCAGCCACACCTTTTACTTTTTCTAAAGCTTGATAAATAGGAACCGTTCCAATAGGAACGCTCGAGTTTCTTACAATCCACTCTCTTGTTTCATGAATGTTTTTTCCAGTTGATAAATCCATAACATTATCGCCACCCCATCTAGTAGCCCAAATCATTTTTCCAACTTCTTCTTCAATTCCAGAAGTAGTTGCAGAATTTCCAATATTTGCATTAATTTTAACCATAAAGTTACGCCCAATAATCATAGGCTCAACTTCAGGATGATTAATATTAGCAGGAATAATAGCACGTCCAGCAGCTATTTCAGATCGTACAAACTCAGGAGTATAATAAGTAGGCATATTTGCACCAAAACTTTCCCCTTTATGCTGTGAAGAAAGTAGTTTATCATTTTTATAAAATTCTGATTTACAGTTTTCTCTAATGGCTACATATTCCATTTCAGGAGTAATAATACCCTGTCTTGCATAATGCATTTGAGATACGTTTTTACCTTTTAACGCACGTCTTGGTTTTCGCAAATTTGGAAATCTAAGCGTATCTAAATCACTTTTATCTCTACGTTTATGAAAATAATCAGAAGTAAAGTCTTCTAATTGACAGGAATCATTTCTTTCATTAATCCATTTTTCTCTTAAAGGTTTTAATCCTTTATGTAAGTCAATCTTTACATCAGGATCAGTATAAGGTCCAGTAGTATCATAAACATATAAAGGTGGGTTTTTTTCAATACTTTTATCTGAATGTTCAGTATCATGAAGCGTTATTTCTCTCATAGGTACTTGAATATCAGGACGTGAGCCCTCAACATAAAACTTTTTTGAATTTGGTAAATTTTCTATATACGAAGAATCGATT
The genomic region above belongs to Campylobacteraceae bacterium and contains:
- the thiC gene encoding phosphomethylpyrimidine synthase ThiC produces the protein MSVVLQILEKIDSSYIENLPNSKKFYVEGSRPDIQVPMREITLHDTEHSDKSIEKNPPLYVYDTTGPYTDPDVKIDLHKGLKPLREKWINERNDSCQLEDFTSDYFHKRRDKSDLDTLRFPNLRKPRRALKGKNVSQMHYARQGIITPEMEYVAIRENCKSEFYKNDKLLSSQHKGESFGANMPTYYTPEFVRSEIAAGRAIIPANINHPEVEPMIIGRNFMVKINANIGNSATTSGIEEEVGKMIWATRWGGDNVMDLSTGKNIHETREWIVRNSSVPIGTVPIYQALEKVKGVAEDLTWEVYRDTLIEQAEQGVDYFTIHAGVRLAYVPMTANRLTGIVSRGGAIMAKWCLHHHEESFLYTHFIEICEIMKAYDVSFSLGDGLRPGSLYDANDEAQFAELETLGELTKIAWEHDVQVMIEGPGHVPMNKIKENMEKELDECFEAPFYTLGPLTTDIAPGYDHITSAIGAAQIGWYGTAMLCYVTPKEHLGLPNKEDVKEGIITYKIAAHAADLAKGFAGAQIRDNAMSKARFEFRWYDQFNIGFDPTRAREYHDETLPVESAKVAHFCSMCGPKFCSMKISQDVKDYAKKIGEKNMNKAIEVGMKEQSNNFISSGSQLYK
- a CDS encoding thiazole synthase, which codes for MQDTLILGGIEFTNRLFTGTGKFPDKNVIPKILKSSSSQMITVALRRVDTQAQEENILNYISKDIVILPNTSGARNADEAVLLARLAREAGCGDFIKIEVINDNKYLFPDNEETIKATKILAAEGFIVLPYMMPDLIAARKLKEAGAAAIMPLGSPIGSNLGMQTIDMIKILIENIDLPIIVDAGIGKPSQAAQAMEIGADAVLVNSAISNAGNPEMMAEAFDMAVKAGRMAYLSKMAQENEHAQASSPLTGFLNA